A region of Marnyiella aurantia DNA encodes the following proteins:
- the folK gene encoding 2-amino-4-hydroxy-6-hydroxymethyldihydropteridine diphosphokinase has product MSHNEAILLLGSNLGSTEKNIKMALELLEKSNCVIKRKSKVLLTEPVEFKSEHIFCNIAVLISTNLSPVCLLKEVKKIEKEMGRMQDSGDGRGYMDRIIDIDIVTFNGILFISAYLQIPHVKHLHGRDFSKELIADLRSEIN; this is encoded by the coding sequence ATGTCGCACAATGAAGCCATTTTGTTACTGGGAAGCAACCTGGGAAGCACTGAAAAAAATATAAAAATGGCATTAGAGTTGCTAGAGAAGAGTAACTGCGTAATAAAACGTAAAAGTAAGGTACTGTTAACTGAACCTGTTGAGTTCAAATCTGAACATATATTTTGTAATATTGCAGTATTGATCAGTACAAATCTGTCGCCTGTATGTTTACTCAAGGAGGTAAAAAAAATTGAAAAGGAAATGGGACGCATGCAGGACAGCGGAGATGGCAGAGGATATATGGATCGGATAATTGATATAGACATTGTTACATTTAACGGAATACTTTTTATATCCGCATACCTTCAGATACCACATGTAAAACATTTGCATGGCCGGGATTTCTCAAAGGAACTGATTGCTGATCTACGTAGTGAAATTAACTAG
- a CDS encoding OmpA family protein, which produces MKVTTAVLALSLALPFAASAQDSIAVMSNEYPNTYSSGSANVYPFTQDSKRFNDWAISAGVGVPLVQTAELNSIKFTENGGKTVFGYSAYLSIDKAITHAFGLKLQYDRGETRQGWFNTKNADATAAAPIGGRTQYDALSLLGDINLSNLLRRVDNKSPYRWALHAYAGIGTLGFRNYIEDENGQRLTGEVDPLTLGSFMFQGGTGLKYRLNNRLDAEARLMYIYTGDDEFDGIVQPSDKSDNFFNATLGLTYNIGKHQSHLFWHDPLQEIYYKLDVLAEKNQDIEVCKAGDNDNDGVCDDWDRQLDTPAGARVDGAGVALDTDLDGVIDLYDKCVTVPGPVENDGCPTSGPMNGGVVTDDTRTLEGIEFDLNSDRILPSNTPILNNAINYINSTPGAYRVVGGTDTRASDAYNQNLSQRRANTVKNYLVQKGVSSGKLEAVGRGEKDLKYAECDPATKCPEWKNRANRRVYFEAK; this is translated from the coding sequence ATGAAAGTAACTACCGCCGTACTTGCATTGTCGCTGGCTCTACCGTTTGCCGCGTCTGCGCAGGACTCTATCGCAGTAATGAGTAATGAATACCCAAATACGTATTCGTCAGGTTCTGCCAATGTTTATCCTTTTACACAGGATTCAAAAAGATTTAACGACTGGGCAATTTCTGCCGGTGTAGGTGTTCCGTTGGTACAAACTGCAGAACTCAATTCTATAAAATTCACAGAGAATGGAGGAAAAACAGTCTTTGGATACTCTGCGTATTTAAGCATTGACAAAGCTATTACTCATGCTTTTGGTTTAAAATTGCAGTACGATAGGGGTGAAACCAGACAAGGATGGTTTAATACAAAAAATGCAGATGCTACAGCTGCCGCACCAATTGGTGGACGCACCCAGTACGATGCCCTTTCGCTTTTAGGAGACATAAACCTTTCAAACCTTCTTAGACGCGTTGATAACAAATCACCATACAGATGGGCGCTTCATGCCTATGCGGGTATTGGTACGCTTGGTTTCAGAAATTATATTGAGGATGAAAACGGTCAACGACTAACAGGTGAAGTTGATCCTCTTACATTAGGTTCATTTATGTTTCAGGGAGGTACCGGTTTAAAATACAGACTGAATAACAGATTAGATGCTGAAGCAAGATTGATGTATATTTATACAGGAGATGACGAGTTTGATGGTATTGTACAACCATCGGACAAATCAGATAATTTCTTCAACGCCACTTTAGGTCTTACTTATAACATCGGTAAACACCAGTCCCACCTTTTCTGGCATGATCCTTTGCAGGAAATCTACTACAAATTAGATGTCCTTGCTGAAAAAAATCAGGATATTGAAGTTTGTAAAGCTGGTGACAACGATAATGACGGCGTTTGCGATGATTGGGACAGACAGCTCGATACTCCTGCAGGAGCACGCGTTGACGGTGCTGGTGTAGCATTGGATACTGACCTGGATGGCGTAATTGACCTATATGACAAGTGTGTTACTGTACCGGGACCGGTTGAAAATGACGGATGCCCAACATCAGGACCAATGAATGGCGGTGTTGTTACTGATGATACCAGAACCCTTGAAGGGATTGAGTTCGATCTTAACTCCGACAGAATTCTGCCATCAAACACTCCAATCCTTAACAACGCGATTAATTATATTAACTCTACTCCGGGAGCCTATAGAGTTGTTGGAGGAACGGATACAAGAGCAAGTGATGCTTATAACCAAAATCTTTCTCAAAGAAGAGCCAACACTGTTAAAAACTATTTGGTACAGAAAGGTGTAAGCAGCGGAAAACTTGAAGCTGTAGGCCGTGGTGAAAAAGATTTGAAATACGCAGAATGTGATCCTGCTACAAAATGTCCTGAATGGAAAAACAGAGCAAACAGACGCGTATATTTTGAAGCTAAATAA
- the sppA gene encoding signal peptide peptidase SppA has protein sequence MKSFFRNVLANIVAILLIGGVFTVFFILMMAVSAAAGDNKTQVKKNSVLTLDMKTNIIDSPTEDQGDLFAFNSPSKNVLVYDAVNAINKAKSDSKIEGISIETDFISAGMTQLDEIRNALQDFRKSGKFVLAYGNTVSQPAYYLGSVADQYYLNPSGGIELKGLGTEVMYMKSFAEKYGIGLEVIRHGKYKAAVEPYMRDDMSDENREQLSTLLTDIWSVNSTKIAASRKISPAQLTMVVDSLYGVIPELTVQHRLADKLLQKSQYDDILKSKLKLKEKDDINRISLSKYIRSYKDDDKSDKNKVAVLYASGAIYNGEGTKDIYAQNFVKDIKKLTDDEDVKAVVLRVNSPGGSANASDEILFELQQLKKKKPLVVSFGDYAASGGYYIAMAADRIYSEQNTITGSIGVFGMIPYAKEMANRNGIYAHGVTTNANSNNFSLINGVSPGTVRVMTKSVEGTYKRFVHFVTQNRKMSYTQIDELGGGRVWSGTRAKQNGLVDELGSLKDALAFAAKKANVKDYSVAEYPKKRSQWEQFFQDFNENEISARFIKNKIGKENYQLFEQITNPKLQSGIIMGMPYTIRLQ, from the coding sequence ATGAAAAGTTTTTTCAGAAATGTTCTTGCAAATATAGTCGCAATCCTGTTGATTGGTGGCGTATTTACAGTTTTTTTTATATTGATGATGGCTGTGAGTGCAGCTGCAGGCGACAACAAAACGCAGGTTAAAAAGAACTCGGTACTCACCCTCGATATGAAAACCAATATTATTGACAGTCCCACTGAAGATCAGGGTGATCTTTTCGCTTTTAACAGTCCTTCCAAAAATGTATTGGTTTATGATGCAGTAAACGCAATCAACAAAGCTAAATCTGACTCTAAGATTGAAGGGATAAGTATTGAAACCGATTTCATCAGTGCAGGAATGACTCAGTTGGATGAAATCCGGAATGCTCTGCAGGATTTCCGGAAATCCGGCAAGTTTGTTCTTGCATATGGAAATACCGTATCCCAGCCTGCCTACTACCTGGGCTCTGTCGCAGATCAGTATTACTTAAATCCTTCCGGCGGAATTGAGTTGAAAGGACTGGGTACCGAAGTGATGTACATGAAAAGTTTTGCCGAAAAATACGGGATTGGGCTTGAAGTTATACGTCACGGGAAATATAAGGCAGCGGTAGAGCCATATATGCGTGATGATATGTCTGATGAAAACCGCGAACAGCTAAGCACACTCCTTACTGATATCTGGAGTGTAAATTCTACAAAAATAGCTGCTTCCAGAAAAATCTCCCCTGCACAACTAACAATGGTAGTGGACAGCCTTTACGGAGTTATTCCTGAACTGACCGTGCAGCACAGACTTGCAGATAAACTTCTTCAGAAATCCCAGTACGATGACATCTTAAAATCAAAATTAAAACTGAAGGAAAAGGATGATATTAACCGGATTAGTTTATCAAAATATATCCGTTCTTATAAAGATGATGACAAATCGGACAAAAATAAAGTAGCTGTCCTTTATGCATCAGGCGCCATCTATAACGGTGAAGGAACAAAAGATATCTATGCGCAGAATTTTGTAAAAGATATTAAGAAACTCACAGACGATGAAGATGTGAAAGCGGTAGTCCTTAGGGTTAATTCACCGGGCGGAAGCGCAAATGCGTCCGATGAGATATTATTTGAACTGCAGCAACTGAAAAAGAAAAAACCACTTGTTGTCTCCTTTGGCGATTATGCTGCTTCCGGTGGATATTATATTGCAATGGCTGCGGACAGAATTTACTCTGAGCAAAATACGATAACAGGTTCTATCGGTGTATTCGGAATGATACCTTATGCCAAAGAGATGGCAAACAGAAACGGCATTTATGCGCATGGCGTAACAACTAATGCCAATTCCAATAACTTTTCCCTTATAAACGGCGTGTCCCCGGGAACAGTGAGGGTAATGACCAAAAGCGTAGAAGGTACCTACAAACGGTTTGTTCATTTTGTTACTCAAAACCGTAAAATGTCCTATACACAGATTGATGAACTTGGTGGCGGCCGGGTTTGGTCCGGTACCCGTGCGAAGCAAAATGGGTTGGTAGATGAACTTGGATCCTTAAAAGATGCATTGGCATTTGCTGCCAAGAAAGCTAATGTGAAAGATTACAGTGTGGCCGAATATCCTAAAAAGCGCTCGCAATGGGAGCAGTTTTTTCAAGATTTCAATGAGAATGAAATTTCTGCACGATTCATCAAGAATAAAATTGGTAAGGAGAACTATCAGCTTTTTGAGCAGATAACAAATCCCAAACTACAGTCAGGTATTATTATGGGTATGCCATATACAATAAGACTTCAGTAG
- a CDS encoding RecQ family ATP-dependent DNA helicase, translated as MISTSDFHELKLKTLKHFWGHTTFREQQEAIIDDVLSGHDVVALLPTGGGKSLCYQLPALLLQGTCLVISPLLALMRDQVTQLKANGIEAEYLSSELEDFQTEIIFSRCRDGLTRLLYVSPERLNNPVFLDNIRDIELSFIAVDEAHCISEWGQDFRPSYQNIKAFRNEYPGLSCLALTATATPKVLDEITNRLELRNPVIYQMSFKRGNIKVFTDQIADKYQRIHDLLRYTKNAGIIYTRTRREAEELTRFLKSKNITHVDYYHAGLTLKEKRQRQQHWLQFRDQVLISTNAFGMGIDKENVRFVIHYSCPASLENYYQEIGRAGRDGDESYAFLLWNEQELQAFDQLLKYQTPDKREFNVIITYLYSLFQIADTDLPEKTLQLHIDTLRRLSKSSTGKIKNILNFMHNQELIYVNSHKSLSSLELKLLPDEIDQLPKKDAYFLELLLRNLAGISARKVMFSEVNLSTKIGVDVLLLKERIRELQANGHLEYIDGALSSIKFLQPRNDRVLSSKYWNLFYQIQRNKLQKWEEMKFYVRNRDHCKMRMILSYFGEKNSKDCGQCVVCNSRKGHSAKSITGEIENVLSRNACTADEIAIQLNYYEKEKILEHLILLLDAGKVKMLNFRTYALA; from the coding sequence ATGATTTCCACAAGCGATTTTCATGAACTGAAGTTGAAGACCCTAAAACATTTTTGGGGCCACACAACATTCAGGGAGCAACAGGAGGCAATCATCGATGATGTTTTGTCCGGCCACGATGTGGTTGCGCTGCTGCCCACCGGTGGTGGGAAATCGCTTTGTTACCAATTGCCTGCACTCTTATTACAGGGCACCTGTCTGGTAATATCTCCGCTGCTCGCACTTATGCGGGACCAGGTTACCCAACTTAAAGCTAACGGTATTGAAGCAGAATATCTGTCTTCCGAACTGGAGGATTTTCAGACTGAAATAATTTTCAGCCGCTGTCGCGACGGGCTGACCAGGTTGCTTTACGTATCACCGGAACGTCTTAACAATCCGGTATTCCTGGACAATATCCGTGACATTGAACTGTCCTTCATAGCAGTAGATGAAGCACACTGTATTTCGGAATGGGGCCAGGATTTCCGCCCAAGCTACCAAAACATTAAAGCTTTCCGCAATGAATATCCCGGGTTGTCCTGCCTGGCACTTACTGCAACCGCTACTCCGAAGGTCTTAGACGAAATCACAAACAGATTGGAACTGAGAAATCCTGTAATCTATCAGATGAGTTTCAAACGCGGTAATATAAAGGTTTTTACCGATCAAATAGCGGACAAGTACCAGAGGATACATGACCTTTTAAGGTACACTAAGAACGCAGGGATCATTTACACACGAACGCGAAGGGAAGCCGAAGAATTAACAAGATTCCTGAAGAGTAAAAATATCACACACGTAGATTACTATCATGCGGGCCTCACCTTAAAGGAAAAGCGACAGCGACAGCAACACTGGCTCCAGTTCCGGGATCAGGTGCTGATATCTACAAATGCATTCGGGATGGGTATCGACAAAGAAAATGTGCGGTTTGTGATTCACTATTCATGTCCCGCCAGTCTTGAGAATTATTATCAGGAAATTGGACGGGCCGGTCGCGACGGTGATGAAAGTTATGCATTTCTCCTTTGGAACGAACAGGAACTGCAAGCCTTTGATCAGTTGCTGAAATACCAGACACCGGATAAACGTGAATTCAATGTAATTATAACCTACCTCTATTCGCTGTTTCAAATCGCTGACACAGACCTTCCGGAAAAAACCCTTCAGCTGCATATCGACACCTTAAGGAGATTAAGCAAGTCATCCACGGGAAAGATCAAAAATATCCTGAACTTCATGCATAATCAGGAACTTATTTATGTGAACAGTCATAAAAGCCTGTCGTCACTGGAACTTAAACTCTTGCCTGACGAAATAGACCAACTCCCAAAAAAAGATGCCTACTTCCTGGAACTCCTGCTTCGTAACCTGGCAGGAATTTCTGCCCGGAAAGTAATGTTCAGCGAAGTTAATCTTAGTACGAAAATCGGCGTAGACGTTCTTTTGCTGAAGGAGCGAATCCGCGAACTGCAGGCTAATGGTCATCTGGAATATATTGACGGTGCACTTTCCAGCATAAAATTTCTTCAGCCACGAAATGACCGGGTACTGAGCTCAAAATACTGGAATCTTTTTTATCAGATCCAGAGAAACAAACTGCAGAAATGGGAGGAAATGAAATTTTATGTACGCAACAGGGACCACTGTAAGATGAGGATGATCCTATCCTATTTCGGCGAAAAAAATTCGAAGGACTGTGGGCAGTGTGTAGTGTGCAATTCCAGGAAAGGACATTCTGCCAAATCAATCACCGGCGAAATTGAAAATGTGCTTAGCCGCAATGCCTGTACGGCAGATGAAATTGCCATCCAGCTTAACTATTACGAAAAAGAGAAGATCCTGGAGCACCTTATTCTGTTACTGGACGCCGGCAAGGTTAAAATGCTTAATTTCCGAACCTACGCCCTGGCATAA